From a region of the Andrena cerasifolii isolate SP2316 chromosome 13, iyAndCera1_principal, whole genome shotgun sequence genome:
- the LOC143376062 gene encoding uncharacterized protein LOC143376062 isoform X4: MKCNSSNELNNNSIIIDEASVSDSEFINELQNIATISNNENFAKTTDDCMLINQFTVDENNLIKSSEPIAISKKLLENNLITSPVILEDDLHTESLINENSNTGIPSDKTSIKDNAILSETSNNNDLLGNNNFKLNLSVNKREKSSSSEKLPLLSYRHILILMPTLFPHIQFFHDCLFMSKKKIQDKKRESVRKDFRLLQLVLNREHGTQKI, encoded by the exons ATGAAATGTAACTCAAGCAATGAACTGAATAACAATAGCATAATAATTGATGAAGCTTCAGTGAGTGACAGTGAATTTATAAATGAACTGCAAAACATTGCTACAATttcaaataatgaaaattttgcTAAAACAACAGATGATTGTATGCTAATTAATCAATTCACAGTagatgaaaataatttaataaagtcTTCCGAACCTATTGCAATTAGTAAGAAACTTCTTGagaataatttaattacaagCCCAGTTATTCTTGAAGATGATTTGCATACGGAAAGTTTGATTAATGAAAATAGCAATACTGGAATACCATCTGATAAGACTAGTATCAAAGATAATGCAATATTATCAGAAACatctaataataatgatttactTGGGAACAATAACTTTAAACTCAATTTGAGTGTTAATAAGAGGGAAAAAAGTAGCAGTTCTGAAAAG CTTCCTTTACTAAGCTATAGGCACATTCTGATATTAATGCCAACA CTTTTTCCGCACATTCAGTTTTTCCATGACTGTCTTTTTATGTCGAAAAAGAAAATACAggataaaaaaagagaaagtgTAAGGAAAGACTTCCGTTTGTTGCAACTGGTGCTGAATAGAGAGCATGGCACACAAAAAATTTAG
- the LOC143376062 gene encoding uncharacterized protein LOC143376062 isoform X2, with protein sequence MKCNSSNELNNNSIIIDEASVSDSEFINELQNIATISNNENFAKTTDDCMLINQFTVDENNLIKSSEPIAISKKLLENNLITSPVILEDDLHTESLINENSNTGIPSDKTSIKDNAILSETSNNNDLLGNNNFKLNLSVNKREKSSSSEKDLRFQSDTHFNNELPIGLSIVNKSSINNSNSVGEYYKLEYEEYNNIIMYPRTVQKDCATYGDENIAPNVNTFSAHSVFP encoded by the exons ATGAAATGTAACTCAAGCAATGAACTGAATAACAATAGCATAATAATTGATGAAGCTTCAGTGAGTGACAGTGAATTTATAAATGAACTGCAAAACATTGCTACAATttcaaataatgaaaattttgcTAAAACAACAGATGATTGTATGCTAATTAATCAATTCACAGTagatgaaaataatttaataaagtcTTCCGAACCTATTGCAATTAGTAAGAAACTTCTTGagaataatttaattacaagCCCAGTTATTCTTGAAGATGATTTGCATACGGAAAGTTTGATTAATGAAAATAGCAATACTGGAATACCATCTGATAAGACTAGTATCAAAGATAATGCAATATTATCAGAAACatctaataataatgatttactTGGGAACAATAACTTTAAACTCAATTTGAGTGTTAATAAGAGGGAAAAAAGTAGCAGTTCTGAAAAG GATCTTCGTTTTCAAAGTGATACACATTTCAATAACGAACTACCTATAGGTTTAAGTATAGTAAATAAGTCtagtattaataatagtaatagtgtaggtgaatattataaactagaatatgaagaatataataatattatcatGTATCCAAGGACTGTACAGAAAGACTGTGCAACTTATGGTGATGAAAACATTGCACCTAATGTTAATA CTTTTTCCGCACATTCAGTTTTTCCATGA
- the LOC143376062 gene encoding uncharacterized protein LOC143376062 isoform X3: MKCNSSNELNNNSIIIDEASVSDSEFINELQNIATISNNENFAKTTDDCMLINQFTVDENNLIKSSEPIAISKKLLENNLITSPVILEDDLHTESLINENSNTGIPSDKTSIKDNAILSETSNNNDLLGNNNFKLNLSVNKREKSSSSEKDLRFQSDTHFNNELPIGLSIVNKSSINNSNSVGEYYKLEYEEYNNIIMYPRTVQKDCATYGDENIAPNVNTSFTKL; the protein is encoded by the exons ATGAAATGTAACTCAAGCAATGAACTGAATAACAATAGCATAATAATTGATGAAGCTTCAGTGAGTGACAGTGAATTTATAAATGAACTGCAAAACATTGCTACAATttcaaataatgaaaattttgcTAAAACAACAGATGATTGTATGCTAATTAATCAATTCACAGTagatgaaaataatttaataaagtcTTCCGAACCTATTGCAATTAGTAAGAAACTTCTTGagaataatttaattacaagCCCAGTTATTCTTGAAGATGATTTGCATACGGAAAGTTTGATTAATGAAAATAGCAATACTGGAATACCATCTGATAAGACTAGTATCAAAGATAATGCAATATTATCAGAAACatctaataataatgatttactTGGGAACAATAACTTTAAACTCAATTTGAGTGTTAATAAGAGGGAAAAAAGTAGCAGTTCTGAAAAG GATCTTCGTTTTCAAAGTGATACACATTTCAATAACGAACTACCTATAGGTTTAAGTATAGTAAATAAGTCtagtattaataatagtaatagtgtaggtgaatattataaactagaatatgaagaatataataatattatcatGTATCCAAGGACTGTACAGAAAGACTGTGCAACTTATGGTGATGAAAACATTGCACCTAATGTTAATA CTTCCTTTACTAAGCTATAG
- the LOC143376062 gene encoding uncharacterized protein LOC143376062 isoform X1, which produces MKCNSSNELNNNSIIIDEASVSDSEFINELQNIATISNNENFAKTTDDCMLINQFTVDENNLIKSSEPIAISKKLLENNLITSPVILEDDLHTESLINENSNTGIPSDKTSIKDNAILSETSNNNDLLGNNNFKLNLSVNKREKSSSSEKDLRFQSDTHFNNELPIGLSIVNKSSINNSNSVGEYYKLEYEEYNNIIMYPRTVQKDCATYGDENIAPNVNSKKRILLLFVVEM; this is translated from the exons ATGAAATGTAACTCAAGCAATGAACTGAATAACAATAGCATAATAATTGATGAAGCTTCAGTGAGTGACAGTGAATTTATAAATGAACTGCAAAACATTGCTACAATttcaaataatgaaaattttgcTAAAACAACAGATGATTGTATGCTAATTAATCAATTCACAGTagatgaaaataatttaataaagtcTTCCGAACCTATTGCAATTAGTAAGAAACTTCTTGagaataatttaattacaagCCCAGTTATTCTTGAAGATGATTTGCATACGGAAAGTTTGATTAATGAAAATAGCAATACTGGAATACCATCTGATAAGACTAGTATCAAAGATAATGCAATATTATCAGAAACatctaataataatgatttactTGGGAACAATAACTTTAAACTCAATTTGAGTGTTAATAAGAGGGAAAAAAGTAGCAGTTCTGAAAAG GATCTTCGTTTTCAAAGTGATACACATTTCAATAACGAACTACCTATAGGTTTAAGTATAGTAAATAAGTCtagtattaataatagtaatagtgtaggtgaatattataaactagaatatgaagaatataataatattatcatGTATCCAAGGACTGTACAGAAAGACTGTGCAACTTATGGTGATGAAAACATTGCACCTAATGTTAATAGTAAGAAACGAATTTTACTTTTGTTTGTTGttgaaatgtaa